From Ictidomys tridecemlineatus isolate mIctTri1 chromosome 2, mIctTri1.hap1, whole genome shotgun sequence, the proteins below share one genomic window:
- the Tmem139 gene encoding transmembrane protein 139 isoform X1 has product MDRWKRNPGDCRRRSALVGEGRRKTGQDKGIGAEERVGPVDSASFPQHPRPTPTPHADQLPAVYGNRAWLTVGTLEDNRDRQGTLGRAMVPSQLWGRLEKPLLSLSCASLLLGLALLSIRPDIAPVAYFFLTLAGFFLFASLLACFLERGLRSMQTESPETPSNARDNEAFEVPTYEEAMVVLESESHPQQLDQPPPYSSVVIPPELDGGQPSQSERPVTHRLERRVGSEGAMTPGGSPGRVLISLRLRGPRVISTAPDLQSLRATPKREPLTPPPAYDVCFAHPDDDNVFYENNWTLP; this is encoded by the exons ATGGATAGGTGGAAAAGAAATCCTGGGGATTGTAGGAGGAGGTCAGCCTtggtgggagaggggaggaggaagactgGGCAGGACAAAGGGATTGGAGCAGAAGAGAGGGTGGGGCCAGTGGACTCCGCCTCCTTCCCCCAgcacccccgccccacccccaccccacacgcAGACCAGCTTCCTGCAGTCTATGGAAACAG AGCATGGCTGACTGTGGGGACATTGGAAGATAACCGGGACAGACAGG GCACTCTGGGCAGGGCCATGGTGCCAAGCCAATTGTGGGGGAGACTGGAGAAACCACTTCTCTCCCTGAGTTGTGCCTCCCTACTCCTGGGGCTGGCTTTACTGAGCATACGGCCAGACATCGCCCctgttgcttatttttttctcaccttGGCTGGCTTCTTCTTGTTTGCCTCCCTCCTGGCCTGTTTTCTGGAACGGGGGCTCCGATCAATGCAGACAGAGAGCCCAGAGACCCCAAGCAATGCACG gGACAATGAAGCTTTTGAGGTGCCAACATATGAAGAGGCCATGGTAGTGTTGGAATCAGAGAGCCACCCCCAACAGCTGGATCAACCACCCCCTTACAGCAGTGTTGTAATCCCCCCAGAACTTGATGGGGGACAACCTAGCCAATCAGAAAGGCCCGTGACACATAGACTGGAAAGAAGAGTGGGCTCAGAGGGGGCTATGACCCCAGGAGGAAGCCCTGGAAGAGTTCTGATCAGCCTTCGGCTTCGGGGACCGAGGGTCATATCCACTGCTCCTGATCTGCAGAGCTTGAGGGCAACCCCCAAAAGAGAGCCTCTTACTCCACCCCCTGCCTATGATGTCTGCTTTGCTCACCCTGATGATGATAATGTTTTCTATGAAAACAACTGGACACTCCCCTAA
- the Gstk1 gene encoding glutathione S-transferase kappa 1 isoform X3 codes for MGPLPRTLELFYDVLSPYSWLCFEVLCRYQKIWNIKLQLQPTLIAGIMKDSGNKPPGLLPRKGQYLKSELSLLKQHFQVPLKFPKDFFSVIIEKGSVSAMRFLTAVKMENPEMLEKVSRELWMRVWSRDQDISEPQSILAAAEKAGLSAEQAQGLMEMISTAEVKKKLKEVTEVACKYGAFGLPVTVAHVDGQTHMLFGSDRMELLAYLLGEKWMGPVPPTLNARL; via the exons ATGGGGCCCTTGCCGCGCACCCTGGAGCTCTTCTACGACGTCCTGTCCCCGTACTCCTGGCTGTGCTTCGAG GTCCTGTGCAGGTATCAGAAGATCTGGAACATCAAGCTACAGTTGCAGCCCACTCTCATTGCAGGAATCATGAAAGACAGCG GAAACAAGCCCCCAGGTCTGCTTCCTCGCAAAGGACAGTACTTGAAAAGTGAACTCAGTCTCCTGAAACAGCATTTCCAGGTTCCCCTCAAATTCCCCAAGGATTTCTTCTCTGTGATTATTGAAAAAG GAAGTGTATCTGCCATGCGATTCCTTACTGCTGTGAAAATGGAGAACCCAGAGATGCTGGAGAAGGTGTCTAGGGAGCTATGGATGCGAGTCTGGTCACGG GACCAAGACATCTCAGAGCCCCAGAGCATCCTGGCT GCTGCAGAGAAGGCAGGTCTATCTGCAGAGCAAGCCCAAGGCCTTATGGAGATGATCTCCACAGCCGAGGTGAAGAAGAAGCTCAAGGAGGTCACAGAGGTGGCGTGTAAATATGGG GCCTTTGGACTGCCTGTCACCGTGGCCCATGTGGATGGCCAAACTCACATGCTATTTGGCTCTGACCGAATGGAGTTGCTGGCATACCTGCTGG GAGAGAAGTGGATGGGCCCTGTGCCTCCGACCCTGAATGCCAGACTTTAA
- the Gstk1 gene encoding glutathione S-transferase kappa 1 isoform X1, giving the protein MGPLPRTLELFYDVLSPYSWLCFEVLCRYQKIWNIKLQLQPTLIAGIMKDSGNKPPGLLPRKGQYLKSELSLLKQHFQVPLKFPKDFFSVIIEKGSVSAMRFLTAVKMENPEMLEKVSRELWMRVWSRDQDISEPQSILAAAEKAGLSAEQAQGLMEMISTAEVKKKLKEVTEVACKYGVGKEHVERNSEPLCYRSREGALHHGTSFQTFVWPLDCLSPWPMWMAKLTCYLALTEWSCWHTCWERSGWALCLRP; this is encoded by the exons ATGGGGCCCTTGCCGCGCACCCTGGAGCTCTTCTACGACGTCCTGTCCCCGTACTCCTGGCTGTGCTTCGAG GTCCTGTGCAGGTATCAGAAGATCTGGAACATCAAGCTACAGTTGCAGCCCACTCTCATTGCAGGAATCATGAAAGACAGCG GAAACAAGCCCCCAGGTCTGCTTCCTCGCAAAGGACAGTACTTGAAAAGTGAACTCAGTCTCCTGAAACAGCATTTCCAGGTTCCCCTCAAATTCCCCAAGGATTTCTTCTCTGTGATTATTGAAAAAG GAAGTGTATCTGCCATGCGATTCCTTACTGCTGTGAAAATGGAGAACCCAGAGATGCTGGAGAAGGTGTCTAGGGAGCTATGGATGCGAGTCTGGTCACGG GACCAAGACATCTCAGAGCCCCAGAGCATCCTGGCT GCTGCAGAGAAGGCAGGTCTATCTGCAGAGCAAGCCCAAGGCCTTATGGAGATGATCTCCACAGCCGAGGTGAAGAAGAAGCTCAAGGAGGTCACAGAGGTGGCGTGTAAATATGGG GTGGGGAAGGAACATGTTGAGAGAAATTCAGAGCCTCTGTGCTATAGAAGCAGAGAAGGTGCCTTGCATCATGGAACCTCTTTTCAAACATTTGTTTG GCCTTTGGACTGCCTGTCACCGTGGCCCATGTGGATGGCCAAACTCACATGCTATTTGGCTCTGACCGAATGGAGTTGCTGGCATACCTGCTGG GAGAGAAGTGGATGGGCCCTGTGCCTCCGACCCTGA
- the Tmem139 gene encoding transmembrane protein 139 isoform X2 produces the protein MAAAKEAWLTVGTLEDNRDRQGTLGRAMVPSQLWGRLEKPLLSLSCASLLLGLALLSIRPDIAPVAYFFLTLAGFFLFASLLACFLERGLRSMQTESPETPSNARDNEAFEVPTYEEAMVVLESESHPQQLDQPPPYSSVVIPPELDGGQPSQSERPVTHRLERRVGSEGAMTPGGSPGRVLISLRLRGPRVISTAPDLQSLRATPKREPLTPPPAYDVCFAHPDDDNVFYENNWTLP, from the exons ATGGCTGCTGCTAAGGA AGCATGGCTGACTGTGGGGACATTGGAAGATAACCGGGACAGACAGG GCACTCTGGGCAGGGCCATGGTGCCAAGCCAATTGTGGGGGAGACTGGAGAAACCACTTCTCTCCCTGAGTTGTGCCTCCCTACTCCTGGGGCTGGCTTTACTGAGCATACGGCCAGACATCGCCCctgttgcttatttttttctcaccttGGCTGGCTTCTTCTTGTTTGCCTCCCTCCTGGCCTGTTTTCTGGAACGGGGGCTCCGATCAATGCAGACAGAGAGCCCAGAGACCCCAAGCAATGCACG gGACAATGAAGCTTTTGAGGTGCCAACATATGAAGAGGCCATGGTAGTGTTGGAATCAGAGAGCCACCCCCAACAGCTGGATCAACCACCCCCTTACAGCAGTGTTGTAATCCCCCCAGAACTTGATGGGGGACAACCTAGCCAATCAGAAAGGCCCGTGACACATAGACTGGAAAGAAGAGTGGGCTCAGAGGGGGCTATGACCCCAGGAGGAAGCCCTGGAAGAGTTCTGATCAGCCTTCGGCTTCGGGGACCGAGGGTCATATCCACTGCTCCTGATCTGCAGAGCTTGAGGGCAACCCCCAAAAGAGAGCCTCTTACTCCACCCCCTGCCTATGATGTCTGCTTTGCTCACCCTGATGATGATAATGTTTTCTATGAAAACAACTGGACACTCCCCTAA
- the Gstk1 gene encoding glutathione S-transferase kappa 1 isoform X4 yields MGPLPRTLELFYDVLSPYSWLCFEVLCRYQKIWNIKLQLQPTLIAGIMKDSGNKPPGLLPRKGQYLKSELSLLKQHFQVPLKFPKDFFSVIIEKGSVSAMRFLTAVKMENPEMLEKVSRELWMRVWSRAAEKAGLSAEQAQGLMEMISTAEVKKKLKEVTEVACKYGAFGLPVTVAHVDGQTHMLFGSDRMELLAYLLGEKWMGPVPPTLNARL; encoded by the exons ATGGGGCCCTTGCCGCGCACCCTGGAGCTCTTCTACGACGTCCTGTCCCCGTACTCCTGGCTGTGCTTCGAG GTCCTGTGCAGGTATCAGAAGATCTGGAACATCAAGCTACAGTTGCAGCCCACTCTCATTGCAGGAATCATGAAAGACAGCG GAAACAAGCCCCCAGGTCTGCTTCCTCGCAAAGGACAGTACTTGAAAAGTGAACTCAGTCTCCTGAAACAGCATTTCCAGGTTCCCCTCAAATTCCCCAAGGATTTCTTCTCTGTGATTATTGAAAAAG GAAGTGTATCTGCCATGCGATTCCTTACTGCTGTGAAAATGGAGAACCCAGAGATGCTGGAGAAGGTGTCTAGGGAGCTATGGATGCGAGTCTGGTCACGG GCTGCAGAGAAGGCAGGTCTATCTGCAGAGCAAGCCCAAGGCCTTATGGAGATGATCTCCACAGCCGAGGTGAAGAAGAAGCTCAAGGAGGTCACAGAGGTGGCGTGTAAATATGGG GCCTTTGGACTGCCTGTCACCGTGGCCCATGTGGATGGCCAAACTCACATGCTATTTGGCTCTGACCGAATGGAGTTGCTGGCATACCTGCTGG GAGAGAAGTGGATGGGCCCTGTGCCTCCGACCCTGAATGCCAGACTTTAA
- the Gstk1 gene encoding glutathione S-transferase kappa 1 isoform X2, whose amino-acid sequence MGPLPRTLELFYDVLSPYSWLCFEVLCRYQKIWNIKLQLQPTLIAGIMKDSGNKPPGLLPRKGQYLKSELSLLKQHFQVPLKFPKDFFSVIIEKGSVSAMRFLTAVKMENPEMLEKVSRELWMRVWSRAAEKAGLSAEQAQGLMEMISTAEVKKKLKEVTEVACKYGVGKEHVERNSEPLCYRSREGALHHGTSFQTFVWPLDCLSPWPMWMAKLTCYLALTEWSCWHTCWERSGWALCLRP is encoded by the exons ATGGGGCCCTTGCCGCGCACCCTGGAGCTCTTCTACGACGTCCTGTCCCCGTACTCCTGGCTGTGCTTCGAG GTCCTGTGCAGGTATCAGAAGATCTGGAACATCAAGCTACAGTTGCAGCCCACTCTCATTGCAGGAATCATGAAAGACAGCG GAAACAAGCCCCCAGGTCTGCTTCCTCGCAAAGGACAGTACTTGAAAAGTGAACTCAGTCTCCTGAAACAGCATTTCCAGGTTCCCCTCAAATTCCCCAAGGATTTCTTCTCTGTGATTATTGAAAAAG GAAGTGTATCTGCCATGCGATTCCTTACTGCTGTGAAAATGGAGAACCCAGAGATGCTGGAGAAGGTGTCTAGGGAGCTATGGATGCGAGTCTGGTCACGG GCTGCAGAGAAGGCAGGTCTATCTGCAGAGCAAGCCCAAGGCCTTATGGAGATGATCTCCACAGCCGAGGTGAAGAAGAAGCTCAAGGAGGTCACAGAGGTGGCGTGTAAATATGGG GTGGGGAAGGAACATGTTGAGAGAAATTCAGAGCCTCTGTGCTATAGAAGCAGAGAAGGTGCCTTGCATCATGGAACCTCTTTTCAAACATTTGTTTG GCCTTTGGACTGCCTGTCACCGTGGCCCATGTGGATGGCCAAACTCACATGCTATTTGGCTCTGACCGAATGGAGTTGCTGGCATACCTGCTGG GAGAGAAGTGGATGGGCCCTGTGCCTCCGACCCTGA